Proteins from a single region of Pseudopedobacter saltans DSM 12145:
- a CDS encoding DNA recombination protein RmuC: MELLLIVSLCILCLSVFLFIKRPKNASGKNELLIDNERLKIALAVAEQNLKNAQSEAARINDLIREEKQDSEFKLLGRINRLEEEKLEILESLNQEKQKNSTVTANLIAEKQKIEEQKQYIDNLQQKFKVEFENIANQILKQKTSEFTEVNKTNLDILLNPLKENIKAFEQKIEQSYKIESAERFTLKGAIDELVKQTKLIQDDANNLTKALKGDNKRQGNWGEMVLDRLLEGSGLLEGINYNKQSSFATEEGTRLLPDVILNLPESKHIVIDSKVSLIAYERLINAEEEEREGYLKQHISSIKNHIQGLGAKNYHDLYQINSPEFVLLFVPIESSFAIAVQADRDLFDFAWNRKVVIVTPSTLLATLKTVASIWKQEQQTKNAIEIATKAGALYDKFVGFVNDMNKIGDSIDKSQKAYSDAMNKLTSGTGNLVSRAENIRKLGAKTSKMIDDKLLED; encoded by the coding sequence ATGGAACTTCTACTAATTGTCTCGCTTTGTATTTTATGTCTATCTGTTTTTCTTTTTATAAAAAGACCAAAAAATGCTTCGGGTAAGAATGAACTTTTAATAGATAATGAAAGGTTAAAAATAGCTCTTGCAGTAGCCGAACAAAATTTAAAAAATGCACAATCCGAAGCTGCCAGAATTAACGATTTGATAAGAGAGGAAAAGCAGGATAGCGAATTTAAACTTTTGGGAAGGATTAACAGATTAGAAGAAGAGAAACTTGAAATACTGGAATCTCTTAATCAGGAGAAACAAAAAAATAGTACTGTTACTGCTAATCTTATTGCAGAGAAACAGAAAATAGAGGAACAGAAACAATATATAGATAACCTTCAGCAGAAATTTAAGGTCGAATTTGAAAATATTGCCAATCAGATTCTCAAACAGAAAACCAGCGAATTTACCGAAGTCAATAAAACTAATCTCGATATCCTATTAAATCCTTTAAAAGAGAATATCAAGGCTTTCGAACAAAAAATAGAGCAAAGTTATAAAATAGAATCTGCGGAACGTTTTACCTTAAAAGGCGCTATTGATGAACTGGTTAAACAAACCAAATTAATTCAGGATGATGCCAATAATTTAACAAAAGCATTAAAAGGAGATAATAAAAGACAAGGTAATTGGGGTGAAATGGTGTTGGATAGACTTCTGGAAGGATCTGGACTATTAGAAGGCATAAACTATAATAAACAAAGTAGCTTTGCAACTGAAGAGGGTACCAGATTATTACCAGACGTAATTTTGAATCTACCCGAAAGCAAACACATTGTTATAGATTCTAAAGTTTCATTAATAGCTTACGAACGTTTAATAAATGCTGAGGAAGAAGAAAGAGAAGGATATTTGAAGCAGCATATATCTTCAATAAAAAATCATATACAGGGTTTGGGTGCTAAAAATTATCATGATTTATATCAAATAAATTCTCCTGAATTTGTATTGTTATTTGTTCCAATAGAATCTTCTTTTGCTATAGCAGTGCAGGCAGATAGAGATTTATTTGATTTTGCCTGGAACAGAAAAGTGGTCATCGTAACACCATCCACCCTATTGGCTACTTTAAAAACGGTTGCTTCTATTTGGAAACAAGAACAACAAACAAAAAATGCTATAGAAATTGCTACTAAAGCTGGAGCACTATATGATAAGTTTGTTGGCTTTGTAAATGATATGAATAAGATAGGCGATAGTATAGATAAATCGCAAAAAGCATATAGTGATGCCATGAATAAGTTAACCTCTGGTACAGGAAATCTGGTTTCAAGAGCTGAAAATATAAGAAAATTGGGTGCTAAAACCTCAAAAATGATCGACGATAAATTGTTAGAAGATTAA
- a CDS encoding DUF3575 domain-containing protein has product MRKLLLIAVLITASYFKGFAQIENNTIKINPLSALLRTGSIFYEHKLSEKTSVQLGAAYTGMKISDTKFTGLALTPEFRFYPKQNAINGLYTAAFVRYQDYRLKDEESAAKGSYSSFGGGVLIGRQWVYSSAFTLDIFFGPSFNSGKVKADDGSNEPEINNAIDGFGIRTGITFGFAF; this is encoded by the coding sequence ATGAGAAAACTATTACTTATTGCTGTATTAATTACAGCTTCTTATTTTAAAGGCTTTGCTCAAATCGAAAATAACACGATTAAAATCAATCCGTTAAGTGCATTATTAAGGACCGGGTCTATCTTTTATGAGCATAAATTATCCGAAAAAACTTCGGTACAGTTAGGCGCAGCTTATACAGGAATGAAAATTTCAGATACTAAATTTACCGGACTTGCATTAACTCCGGAATTTCGATTCTATCCAAAACAAAATGCTATAAATGGGCTTTATACTGCTGCTTTCGTAAGATATCAGGATTATAGACTAAAGGATGAAGAAAGTGCAGCAAAAGGTTCTTATTCTTCTTTTGGTGGTGGTGTATTGATAGGAAGACAATGGGTTTACAGCAGTGCATTTACATTGGATATTTTCTTTGGTCCAAGTTTCAATTCTGGAAAAGTGAAAGCCGATGATGGAAGTAATGAACCTGAGATAAATAACGCGATAGATGGATTCGGTATTCGCACAGGAATAACATTCGGATTTGCATTTTAA
- the aspS gene encoding aspartate--tRNA ligase — protein MHRTHTCGELTIADLGKEVILSGWVQKSRDLGGMTFIDVRDRYGITQLVFNADDDAELRATARDLGREFVIKVIGTVIERTNKNPKMPTGDIEIKVSRLEVLNAAKLPPFLIEDETDGGDDLRMKYRYLDLRRNPVRSNLVLRHKMAQEIRKYLDSQDFIEVETPYLIKSTPEGARDFVVPSRMNPGEFYALPQSPQTFKQLLMVSGFDRYFQIVKCFRDEDLRADRQPEFTQIDCEMSFIEQEDILNLFEGLTRHMFKTVKGLDIAEFPRMSYDEAMRLYGSDKPDTRFGMEFVDITEIGKGKGFPVFDNADIAIGINAKASASYTRKQLDELTDFIKRPQIGATGMIYMRHNDDGSLKSSVDKFFNEDELKKWSEAFQTEPGDLVLVLAGQNKDKVRKQLNELRLEMGNRLGLRDRNKFAPLWVVDFPLLEWDEETARYHAMHHPFTSPKPEDIAKLDTDPGAVRANAYDLVINGTEIGGGSIRIHNRELQSLMFKHLGFTPEEAQKQFGFLMDAFEYGAPPHGGIAFGFDRLVSIFAGLDTIRDVIAFPKNNSGRDVMIDAPSTIDEKQKEELSIKTTV, from the coding sequence ATGCATAGAACTCATACTTGTGGCGAATTAACCATAGCTGATTTAGGTAAGGAAGTAATATTAAGTGGTTGGGTACAAAAATCCCGGGATCTGGGAGGAATGACTTTCATAGATGTTAGGGACAGATATGGAATCACACAATTGGTTTTCAATGCAGATGATGATGCAGAGTTAAGAGCCACAGCTAGGGATTTAGGAAGAGAATTCGTAATTAAAGTTATAGGAACTGTAATAGAAAGAACAAATAAAAACCCTAAAATGCCCACGGGCGATATTGAAATAAAAGTTTCTAGGCTTGAAGTTTTAAATGCAGCCAAATTACCTCCATTTTTAATCGAAGATGAAACAGATGGCGGTGATGATTTAAGGATGAAATACCGTTATCTGGATTTAAGAAGAAATCCAGTACGTAGCAATTTGGTTTTGCGCCATAAAATGGCTCAGGAAATTAGAAAATATTTAGATTCACAAGATTTTATTGAAGTTGAAACCCCTTATTTAATAAAATCTACACCAGAAGGTGCCAGAGATTTTGTGGTGCCAAGTCGTATGAATCCGGGAGAATTTTATGCATTGCCTCAGTCTCCGCAAACATTTAAGCAATTATTAATGGTATCTGGTTTTGACAGATATTTTCAAATTGTAAAATGTTTTAGGGATGAAGATCTAAGAGCAGATCGTCAACCTGAATTTACGCAAATAGACTGTGAAATGTCTTTTATAGAACAAGAGGATATTTTAAATCTATTTGAAGGTTTGACTCGTCACATGTTCAAAACGGTAAAAGGGTTAGATATAGCCGAATTTCCAAGAATGTCTTATGACGAAGCAATGCGTTTATACGGTTCTGATAAACCAGACACGCGTTTTGGGATGGAGTTTGTAGATATCACAGAAATTGGTAAAGGAAAAGGTTTCCCCGTTTTTGATAATGCGGATATTGCAATAGGTATCAATGCTAAAGCCAGTGCTTCTTATACACGTAAACAATTAGATGAATTAACTGATTTCATAAAAAGACCTCAAATTGGGGCTACTGGAATGATTTATATGCGTCATAACGATGACGGATCATTAAAATCTTCTGTAGACAAATTCTTTAATGAGGATGAATTGAAAAAATGGTCTGAAGCTTTCCAAACTGAACCTGGAGATTTAGTTTTGGTATTAGCAGGTCAAAATAAAGACAAAGTTCGCAAGCAACTGAACGAGTTACGCTTAGAAATGGGCAACCGTTTAGGTTTAAGAGATAGAAATAAATTTGCTCCACTTTGGGTTGTGGATTTTCCTTTGCTGGAATGGGACGAAGAAACAGCGCGCTATCATGCAATGCACCATCCTTTTACATCTCCTAAACCCGAAGATATTGCAAAATTAGATACAGATCCCGGCGCAGTTAGAGCAAATGCTTATGATTTGGTAATTAACGGAACTGAAATAGGTGGTGGATCTATCCGTATTCACAACAGAGAACTGCAATCTTTAATGTTTAAACATTTAGGATTTACACCTGAAGAAGCACAAAAGCAATTTGGATTCTTGATGGATGCATTTGAATATGGTGCTCCTCCGCATGGTGGTATCGCTTTCGGTTTTGACAGATTGGTATCTATTTTTGCAGGTTTAGATACAATCCGTGATGTTATCGCTTTTCCTAAAAATAATTCCGGAAGAGATGTGATGATAGATGCACCTTCGACTATAGATGAAAAGCAAAAAGAAGAATTGAGTATAAAGACAACGGTTTAA
- the hpt gene encoding hypoxanthine phosphoribosyltransferase, with protein MELTIDDKTFESFIDYDLIEKRIRVLAIQINVDYENKVPIIIGVLNGSFMFMADLMKQIEISCEADFIKVSSYRDMQSTGEVKEELGLSIDIENRDIILIEDIVDTGNTLEYLINKLKTKSPASIKVASLLLKPDALQKKIDEIAYIGFEITNDFVVGYGLDYNGIGRNTKNIYRIKV; from the coding sequence ATGGAACTTACGATAGACGACAAAACATTCGAGTCTTTTATAGATTATGATTTGATAGAAAAAAGAATCAGGGTGTTGGCCATACAGATTAATGTAGATTACGAAAATAAGGTTCCAATCATTATTGGTGTTTTAAACGGAAGTTTCATGTTCATGGCAGATTTGATGAAGCAGATAGAAATATCATGTGAAGCGGATTTTATTAAAGTATCTTCTTATCGGGATATGCAAAGTACTGGAGAAGTAAAGGAAGAACTGGGATTAAGTATTGATATCGAAAATAGAGATATTATCCTTATCGAAGATATAGTAGATACCGGAAATACATTAGAATATCTTATCAATAAGTTGAAAACAAAAAGTCCCGCATCTATAAAAGTAGCTTCTTTACTATTAAAACCAGATGCCTTGCAGAAGAAAATAGATGAAATCGCTTATATAGGTTTTGAAATAACAAATGATTTTGTAGTCGGTTATGGTCTAGATTATAACGGTATAGGTAGAAATACTAAAAATATCTATAGAATAAAGGTTTAA
- a CDS encoding ion transporter, translating to MKRIISGIKHLINYYLDKKRLHTVIFNSDTPAGKKFDIILLWAILLSVILVILESMPEIGHHHPNLFYVIDWVFTLLFTFEYILRIYSSKKRRKYIFSFWGIIDLLSILPTYLSLFVLSYHYLLVIRVLRLLRVFRILRLFNFTREGKVLLIALRKSIYKILVFITFIFIFVVIIGTVMYVIEHDNPGFSSIPASIYWGIVTITTVGFGDIVPMTYFGKFLASIIMLSGYAIIAVPTGIVTVELAKNRKHNITCKHCKHVIDAMDNYCRNCGKPVNIIE from the coding sequence ATGAAAAGGATTATTTCGGGAATAAAGCATCTTATCAACTATTATTTAGACAAAAAGCGGTTACATACTGTCATATTCAATTCTGATACTCCGGCAGGTAAGAAATTTGATATTATACTGCTGTGGGCGATATTGTTGAGTGTAATTCTGGTGATTTTGGAGAGTATGCCAGAAATCGGACATCATCATCCAAATCTCTTTTATGTAATAGATTGGGTTTTTACATTACTATTTACTTTTGAGTATATACTTAGAATCTATTCGTCCAAGAAAAGACGCAAGTACATATTTAGTTTTTGGGGAATTATAGATTTGCTGTCTATCCTCCCTACCTATCTGAGTTTATTTGTTTTAAGTTATCATTATCTTTTAGTCATCAGGGTACTTCGTCTACTCAGAGTTTTCAGAATATTAAGGCTATTTAATTTTACAAGAGAAGGAAAAGTTTTATTGATAGCCTTACGTAAAAGTATATACAAAATACTGGTTTTCATTACTTTCATATTTATTTTTGTGGTGATTATTGGTACCGTGATGTATGTAATAGAACACGATAATCCCGGTTTTAGTAGTATTCCTGCAAGTATTTATTGGGGAATTGTAACTATCACAACAGTTGGCTTTGGTGATATTGTGCCGATGACCTACTTTGGGAAATTTTTAGCTTCGATAATTATGCTAAGCGGTTATGCAATAATTGCGGTTCCTACTGGCATTGTTACGGTAGAATTGGCAAAAAACAGAAAACATAACATAACTTGCAAACACTGTAAACACGTAATAGATGCTATGGATAATTATTGTAGAAACTGTGGCAAACCGGTAAATATTATAGAATAA
- a CDS encoding M16 family metallopeptidase, with protein sequence MDHEIYTLKNGIRILFKYANSPISHCCLIINSGSRDEKENQVGLAHFIEHLFFKGTETRNTTKILNRLELVGADLNAYTTKEYTCIHSSFLNEYLNRTIDLLCDITFHSIFPEEEIKKEKNVIIDEILSYEDQPEEAIADDFEALLFKGNALGENILGTKESVEVFLKKDVLDFISSNYNTHEIVFAVTGNYRTSKVFKLAEKYLTDIPENTTAKNRKTPIRKTREEIISIKPISQTHTIIGGNAYSFFDNKKYGLSLLNNLLGGSCMSSRLNMEIREKYGIAYTVESSYTPLSDTGIFSIYFGTDEEKAVKATKLVHKELKKLRDHKLGSLQLQQAKKRFIGQIALGEENRMSVLISMAKSLLDFNHIDSLEDLFRNINAVTETELLEISNEIFDTDYLSSLNFVPENE encoded by the coding sequence ATGGATCACGAAATATACACCTTAAAAAATGGTATCAGAATACTATTTAAATATGCAAATTCTCCCATATCTCATTGTTGCCTGATTATTAACTCGGGGTCAAGAGACGAGAAAGAAAATCAGGTTGGTTTAGCTCATTTCATAGAACATTTATTTTTCAAGGGGACAGAAACAAGAAATACTACCAAAATTTTAAACCGACTGGAACTTGTTGGTGCCGATCTGAACGCTTATACTACTAAAGAATACACTTGCATACATAGTTCTTTTTTAAATGAATATTTAAACCGAACAATAGATCTATTATGTGATATTACTTTTCATTCAATTTTCCCTGAAGAAGAAATAAAAAAGGAAAAAAACGTAATTATAGACGAGATTCTGAGTTATGAAGATCAGCCGGAAGAAGCTATAGCCGATGATTTTGAGGCTTTGCTTTTTAAAGGAAATGCACTAGGCGAAAATATTTTAGGAACTAAAGAATCTGTAGAAGTTTTTTTGAAGAAAGATGTTCTGGACTTTATCTCAAGCAATTACAATACACATGAAATTGTTTTTGCGGTAACCGGAAACTACAGAACTTCTAAGGTATTTAAGTTAGCAGAGAAGTACTTAACAGATATTCCTGAAAATACTACTGCTAAAAATAGAAAAACACCAATCAGAAAAACAAGAGAGGAGATTATAAGCATAAAACCAATTAGTCAAACACATACTATAATTGGAGGAAATGCATACTCTTTTTTTGATAATAAAAAATATGGCCTTTCTCTTTTAAATAATCTTTTAGGTGGAAGTTGTATGAGCTCCAGGCTAAATATGGAAATAAGAGAAAAATATGGAATTGCTTATACGGTTGAATCCAGTTATACTCCTTTGTCTGACACCGGCATTTTCTCCATATATTTTGGTACAGACGAAGAAAAAGCAGTTAAGGCTACCAAATTAGTACACAAAGAACTTAAAAAATTACGAGACCATAAATTAGGTTCTTTACAACTCCAACAGGCAAAAAAACGATTTATTGGACAAATAGCACTGGGAGAGGAAAACCGAATGTCTGTTCTTATTTCTATGGCAAAAAGTCTTTTAGATTTTAATCATATTGATTCATTGGAGGATCTTTTCCGAAATATAAATGCAGTTACTGAAACAGAACTTTTAGAGATATCGAATGAAATATTCGATACAGATTATTTGAGTAGTTTAAACTTTGTTCCAGAAAACGAGTAA
- the thiL gene encoding thiamine-phosphate kinase, whose amino-acid sequence MFENTERTEIGNLGEFGLIDHLTKNIQLNHKTTIKGAGDDAAVLDFKGKKTLISTDMLFEGVHFDLAFTPLKHLGYKAIQVNLSDIYAMNGMASHVTVSFGFSSKFSIEAVEELYSGMLLACKKYNIDLIGGDTCASKQGLVISITSIGYADEKDIVYRNGAEEGDLICVSGDLGGAYLGLQLLEREKQVFLANPKIQPDLEGKDYIIERQLKPEARLDIIDLLKKSKIKPTAMIDVSDGLASEILHITKQSNKGCKVYEEKIPLDPQTVEMAREFGLDPTVCALSGGEDYELLFTIKQADYDKIKHDVDISVIGYITEPGAGNYLISKSGNAHELKAQGWNAFKKASN is encoded by the coding sequence ATGTTTGAAAATACAGAACGAACAGAAATAGGTAATTTAGGAGAATTTGGTTTGATAGATCATTTAACCAAAAACATCCAACTTAACCATAAAACAACTATAAAGGGAGCCGGAGATGATGCTGCCGTGTTAGATTTTAAAGGAAAAAAAACTTTAATATCTACCGATATGCTTTTTGAGGGAGTTCATTTTGACTTGGCTTTTACTCCTCTGAAACACTTAGGATACAAAGCTATACAGGTTAATCTGAGTGATATTTATGCGATGAACGGAATGGCATCTCATGTAACTGTTTCTTTTGGGTTTTCCAGCAAATTTTCAATTGAGGCTGTAGAGGAACTCTATTCCGGAATGCTTTTGGCCTGTAAAAAATACAATATAGATTTGATTGGAGGCGATACCTGCGCCTCAAAACAAGGTTTGGTAATCAGTATTACAAGTATTGGGTATGCAGATGAAAAGGATATTGTTTACAGAAATGGCGCTGAAGAAGGCGACTTAATTTGTGTTTCCGGCGATTTAGGCGGTGCTTATTTAGGTTTGCAATTGCTTGAAAGGGAAAAGCAGGTTTTTTTAGCTAATCCGAAAATACAGCCTGATTTGGAGGGAAAAGATTATATTATAGAAAGACAATTGAAGCCGGAAGCCCGTTTAGATATTATCGATCTTTTAAAAAAATCTAAGATAAAGCCAACAGCTATGATTGATGTTTCCGATGGTTTGGCTTCTGAAATCTTACATATTACCAAACAATCAAATAAAGGTTGCAAGGTTTATGAAGAGAAAATTCCATTAGATCCACAGACTGTAGAAATGGCAAGGGAATTTGGTCTGGATCCAACCGTTTGTGCTTTAAGTGGCGGGGAAGATTATGAATTGCTATTTACAATTAAACAGGCTGATTATGATAAGATAAAACATGATGTCGATATTTCCGTTATCGGTTATATTACAGAACCAGGAGCAGGAAATTATTTGATCAGTAAATCTGGTAATGCGCATGAACTGAAAGCTCAGGGATGGAATGCCTTTAAGAAAGCTAGCAACTAG
- the nadA gene encoding quinolinate synthase NadA → MNALEEINLKGFVDEYIDPTLDLFEEIEKLKKEKNAVILAHYYQDPDIQDIADYIGDSLGLSQQAAKTDANIIVFAGVHFMAETAKILSPDKKVLLPDVKAGCSLSDSCPPHLFRKFKEKYPDHLVITYVNCTAELKALSDIVCTSSNAVQIVESLPKDQKIIFGPDRNLGAYVMKKTGRDMVLWNGACMVHEIFSQEKITKLKERHPNAKFIAHPECEDAILKMADYIGSTTGLLNYTIKDSATEFIVATETGIIHQMEKENPGKTFIPAPPNNSCACNDCPHMKRNTLEKLYLCLKNELPEVDVPREIIEKARLPIERMLDISAKLGL, encoded by the coding sequence ATGAATGCACTTGAAGAAATTAATTTAAAAGGGTTTGTTGACGAATATATAGACCCAACTTTAGATCTGTTTGAGGAGATTGAAAAGTTAAAAAAAGAGAAGAATGCTGTTATTCTCGCTCATTATTATCAAGACCCTGATATTCAGGATATAGCAGATTATATAGGTGATAGTTTAGGGCTTTCTCAACAAGCTGCTAAAACAGATGCTAATATAATCGTTTTTGCCGGTGTGCATTTTATGGCAGAAACGGCTAAGATTCTTTCGCCCGATAAAAAAGTACTTTTACCTGATGTGAAAGCTGGCTGTTCCTTATCTGACAGCTGTCCTCCGCATTTATTCAGGAAATTTAAGGAGAAATATCCAGACCATCTTGTTATTACCTATGTAAACTGCACTGCAGAATTAAAAGCTTTAAGCGATATTGTTTGTACTTCCAGTAATGCGGTCCAAATTGTAGAAAGCTTACCTAAAGATCAGAAGATTATTTTCGGTCCTGATAGAAATTTAGGTGCTTACGTGATGAAGAAAACTGGCCGGGATATGGTTCTTTGGAATGGAGCTTGCATGGTACATGAAATTTTTTCGCAGGAAAAGATTACCAAACTGAAAGAGCGCCATCCAAATGCAAAATTCATTGCTCACCCTGAATGTGAAGACGCTATTTTAAAAATGGCAGATTACATCGGTTCTACTACCGGATTGTTGAATTATACAATTAAGGACTCTGCTACTGAATTTATTGTTGCAACCGAAACGGGGATTATTCATCAAATGGAGAAAGAAAATCCAGGAAAGACTTTTATTCCGGCTCCGCCAAATAATTCATGCGCTTGTAACGATTGCCCTCATATGAAACGTAATACGCTGGAAAAGTTATACTTATGTTTGAAAAATGAACTTCCAGAAGTTGATGTTCCACGTGAAATAATAGAGAAAGCAAGATTACCAATTGAAAGAATGTTGGATATTTCAGCGAAGTTGGGATTGTAG
- the nadB gene encoding L-aspartate oxidase, with protein MKNVDYLVIGSGIAGLSFALKAAKHGKVLIVTKSNEDESNTKYAQGGVAVVVDKVGDSFEKHIRDTLIAGDGLCDPRAVEIVVKEGPDRINEIIEYGTNFDKDKSGFYDLAKEGGHSEHRVLHYKDITGYEIERALLEEVHQNPNIELLTHYFAVDLITQHHLGEFVNRNSDNIQCYGIYALDTNSAKVEKILSKITILAAGGAGHIYSSTTNPTIATGDGIAMAYRAKAKIRNMEFMQFHPTALYNPGEYPSFLISEAVRGFGGVLKRKSGEEFMYEYDERGSLAPRDIVARAIDAEMKKSGEDFVYLDVRDRNKADILNHFPNIYAKCLSIGIDMTKDMIPVTPACHYMCGGIMVDEHGRSSIKALYACGEVSSTGLHGANRLASNSLLEALVYSHRAYLDSISRLSEFRIPDNVPDWNDKNTSLSNEDILVTHNIREMQKMMSDYVGIVRSDFRLERALRRLRLLYDETEDFYKKTRLSVKLCELRNLIQAAYIVIKSAQERKESRGLHYTTDYPYHSDILKDTIL; from the coding sequence ATGAAAAATGTGGATTACTTAGTCATAGGTTCAGGCATAGCTGGGCTTAGTTTTGCCCTTAAGGCTGCGAAACATGGTAAAGTTCTTATAGTTACGAAGTCAAATGAAGATGAGTCTAACACTAAGTATGCTCAGGGTGGTGTAGCTGTAGTTGTGGATAAAGTTGGGGATTCCTTTGAAAAACATATAAGAGATACATTAATTGCTGGCGACGGATTGTGCGATCCGCGGGCGGTAGAAATTGTAGTGAAGGAAGGACCGGATAGAATTAATGAAATTATTGAATACGGAACTAACTTTGATAAGGATAAATCGGGATTTTATGATTTAGCCAAAGAAGGTGGACATTCGGAACATCGGGTATTACATTATAAAGATATCACAGGTTATGAGATAGAGAGAGCTTTATTAGAAGAAGTTCATCAAAATCCTAATATTGAACTACTTACGCATTATTTTGCAGTAGATTTAATTACTCAACATCATTTGGGTGAATTTGTTAATAGGAATTCAGATAATATTCAATGTTATGGAATCTACGCTTTGGATACCAATAGCGCTAAAGTAGAGAAGATTTTATCTAAAATTACCATATTGGCAGCCGGTGGAGCGGGGCATATTTATAGTTCGACTACGAATCCCACCATCGCAACCGGCGACGGTATTGCTATGGCATATAGGGCAAAAGCTAAGATTAGAAACATGGAGTTTATGCAGTTTCATCCTACAGCTTTATACAATCCTGGTGAGTATCCGTCATTTTTGATTTCTGAAGCTGTCCGTGGCTTTGGAGGCGTTTTAAAAAGGAAGAGCGGAGAAGAATTTATGTACGAGTACGATGAAAGGGGTTCCCTTGCACCTCGGGATATTGTTGCCAGGGCTATAGATGCGGAGATGAAGAAATCTGGTGAGGATTTCGTTTACCTCGATGTCCGCGATAGGAATAAGGCAGATATTTTAAATCATTTTCCAAATATTTATGCGAAGTGTTTGTCAATAGGTATAGATATGACCAAGGATATGATTCCGGTAACTCCTGCCTGTCATTATATGTGTGGGGGAATTATGGTTGACGAGCATGGAAGATCTTCTATAAAGGCTTTATACGCATGTGGAGAGGTATCTTCTACAGGATTACACGGAGCAAACAGATTGGCTTCAAACTCCTTGCTTGAGGCTTTGGTATATTCGCACAGGGCGTATTTGGATTCAATCAGCAGATTATCGGAGTTTAGAATTCCTGATAATGTACCGGATTGGAATGACAAGAATACTTCTTTGTCAAACGAGGATATTTTAGTAACACATAATATCCGTGAGATGCAGAAGATGATGAGCGATTATGTAGGAATAGTGAGATCTGACTTCAGATTGGAGCGAGCTCTAAGACGTTTGAGGCTCTTGTATGATGAGACTGAAGATTTTTATAAAAAAACTAGGCTGTCCGTAAAATTATGCGAATTGCGAAATTTGATTCAGGCCGCTTACATAGTTATCAAATCCGCTCAGGAAAGAAAAGAAAGTAGGGGATTGCATTATACAACTGATTATCCTTATCATTCTGATATTTTAAAAGATACTATTTTGTAA
- a CDS encoding gamma carbonic anhydrase family protein, producing MEPLILPVKGIIPQIEEDCFIAPNATIVGDVKIGKDCSVWFNAVVRGDVNSIRIGNKTNIQDGVVIHATYQKASTTIGNNVNIGHNALVHGCILKDNVLVGMGAIVMDNAIVEEYVIIGAGSVVLENTICESGYLYAGTPAKKIKPLTEEQKELLNRLPDNYVLYSSWFQ from the coding sequence ATGGAACCGTTAATATTACCTGTAAAGGGTATAATACCACAAATAGAAGAGGATTGCTTTATTGCTCCAAATGCGACAATTGTAGGCGATGTTAAAATTGGTAAAGATTGTTCAGTTTGGTTTAATGCAGTCGTAAGAGGTGATGTAAATAGTATTAGAATAGGAAATAAAACCAACATTCAGGATGGTGTTGTAATACATGCAACATATCAAAAGGCGTCTACAACTATTGGTAATAATGTAAATATTGGGCATAATGCGCTAGTACATGGCTGCATACTGAAAGATAACGTTTTGGTGGGAATGGGAGCTATTGTAATGGATAATGCAATTGTAGAGGAGTATGTGATAATAGGAGCGGGTTCGGTTGTTTTGGAAAATACAATATGTGAAAGTGGTTATTTATATGCTGGAACCCCCGCCAAAAAGATAAAGCCCCTTACTGAAGAACAGAAGGAGCTATTAAATCGTTTGCCAGACAATTATGTGTTATATTCCAGTTGGTTTCAATAA